The following proteins are co-located in the Vigna angularis cultivar LongXiaoDou No.4 chromosome 2, ASM1680809v1, whole genome shotgun sequence genome:
- the LOC108327004 gene encoding U-box domain-containing protein 9, which yields MAKPGVVESDPGVMVKKAIELKRELQRLVKSIVDDEDCSTETIDQAKETLSVLKELKLRRRSSLSLKLHNRNVSSCPDEFKCPLSKELMRDPVIVASGQTYDRPFIQKWLSAGNRTCPRTHQVLSQTVLTPNHLIREMIEQWSKNQGVELSNTVQYIDEEGLNEADREIFLRFLKKMSSTLSDQKTAAKELRMLTKKHPCFRVLFCDSADAIPQLLKPICGSDSSSSVHPDLQEDVITTLLNISIHDNNKKLVAETPMVIPLLMRALRSGTIETRSNAAAALFTLSAIDSNKEIIGKSGALKPLIDLLEEGHPLAMKDVASAIFNICVMHENKARAVKEGAVRVILTKIKNEVHVDELLAILALLSSHQRAVHEMGDLGAVVSLLRIIRESKCERNKENCVAILQTICLHDRSKLKEIREEENSHKTISELAQSGTSRAKRKASGILERLNRVVNITHTA from the exons atgGCCAAGCCAGGGGTGGTTGAATCTGATCCAGGGGTGATGGTGAAGAAGGCCATAGAGTTGAAGAGGGAGCTTCAGAGGTTGGTGAAGTCCATTGTGGATGATGAGGATTGCAGCACTGAGACCATTGATCAGGCAAAAGAGACTCTTTCTGTTCTCAAGGAGTTGAAACTCAGAAGGAGGTCTTCACTGTCTTTGAAGCTGCACAACAGGAATGTGTCATCTTGCCCTGATGAATTCAAGTGTCCTCTTTCCAAGGAATTGATGAGAGATCCTGTCATTGTGGCTTCTGGTCAG ACATATGATAGACCTTTCATTCAAAAATGGCTAAGTGCTGGAAACAGGACTTGCCCTCGAACCCATCAAGTTCTTTCACAAACTGTTCTTACACCAAATCATCTAATAAGGGAAATGATAGAACAGTGGTCAAAAAACCAAGGTGTTGAATTGTCGAATACTGTTCAATACATCGATGAGGAAGGTTTAAACGAAGCAGACAGAGAGATTTTTCTCCGTTTTCTTAAGAAAATGTCATCAACACTTTCTGATCAGAAGACGGCTGCAAAAGAACTGCGCATGTTGACAAAGAAGCATCCTTGTTTCCGGGTACTTTTCTGCGATTCTGCAGATGCGATTCCCCAATTGCTGAAGCCAATTTGTGGGAGTGATTCTTCCAGCAGTGTTCACCCTGATCTCCAAGAAGACGTGATCACAACACTCCTCAATATCTCTATTcatgacaacaacaaaaagcTAGTGGCTGAAACACCAATGGTGATTCCTCTCCTTATGAGAGCATTGAGATCAGGAACAATTGAAACAAGAAGCAATGCTGCAGCTGCCCTTTTCACCTTGTCGGCTATTGACTCAAACAAGGAAATCATAGGGAAATCAGGTGCCTTAAAGCCATTGATCGATCTCTTAGAAGAAGGGCATCCCTTAGCCATGAAGGATGTTGCTTCAGCAATTTTTAACATATGTGTGATGCATGAGAACAAGGCAAGAGCAGTGAAGGAGGGTGCAGTGAGAGTGATTTTGACAAAGATAAAGAATGAGGTTCATGTTGATGAATTACTAGCCATCCTTGCACTGCTTTCAAGTCACCAAAGGGCTGTTCATGAGATGGGAGATCTTGGAGCAGTGGTTAGCTTGTTGAGAATTATCAGAGAGAGCAAATGTGAACGCAACAAAGAGAATTGTGTGGCAATCCTTCAAACAATTTGTTTGCATGACAGATCAAAGTTGAAGGAAATAAGGGAAGAAGAGAACAGTCACAAAACAATCTCTGAGCTAGCACAGAGTGGAACATCAAGGGCTAAGAGAAAAGCTAGTGGAATTCTTGAGAGACTTAACAGGGTTGTTAATATCACACACACTGCATAA